The following proteins are co-located in the Candidatus Deferrimicrobiaceae bacterium genome:
- a CDS encoding TonB family protein, which translates to MKRFGTTKALAVLFLVSTAMGGGGCGGFRMLPAEGQGRQSRDAGKMPDPVPASGPMKTGAGPQALPTPDNPAPVALAPAAPLFRMTECRGGCVDITVDAIEDFAFTRRYVEAIGRRIVLCVVYPWETVERGAEGTVELHGMVDRKGKLVSKEIFRSSGKPLLDNAALDSLIAAAPFNPFPSAPYVQSLRFQATFRYLQ; encoded by the coding sequence ATGAAGCGGTTCGGGACGACAAAGGCGCTTGCGGTTCTGTTCCTGGTCTCGACGGCGATGGGCGGCGGCGGGTGCGGCGGCTTCCGGATGCTTCCCGCCGAGGGGCAGGGCAGGCAATCCCGGGACGCGGGGAAGATGCCCGATCCGGTGCCGGCGTCGGGACCGATGAAGACGGGCGCAGGCCCGCAGGCGCTTCCAACGCCGGACAATCCCGCTCCGGTTGCCTTGGCGCCCGCGGCGCCCCTGTTCCGGATGACGGAGTGCCGCGGCGGCTGCGTCGACATCACCGTGGACGCCATCGAGGACTTCGCGTTCACCCGCAGGTATGTCGAGGCGATCGGTCGCCGGATCGTATTGTGCGTCGTCTATCCTTGGGAGACGGTCGAGCGGGGCGCCGAGGGAACGGTCGAGCTCCATGGCATGGTGGACCGGAAGGGGAAACTGGTCTCGAAGGAAATCTTCCGCAGCTCCGGAAAGCCGCTGCTGGACAACGCCGCGTTGGATTCCCTGATCGCGGCGGCGCCGTTCAATCCGTTCCCGTCCGCTCCCTACGTCCAATCCCTGCGGTTCCAGGCCACGTTCCGGTATCTCCAGTAG
- the sucC gene encoding ADP-forming succinate--CoA ligase subunit beta translates to MNIHEYQAKEILSAYGIPVPRGRVAMTSDQVERAAKEMGGHCVVKAQIYAGGRGKAGGVKVVHHPEQAQEVGKELFGKKIVTPQTGPEGLRVRRILVEEAVEIAKEFYLSITLDRGNSQYILIASAEGGMDIEEVAAKSPEKIVTFAIDPFTGLRPYQARRIALALGLTGSVCEDCVNLILNLYRAFHEKDCSLVEINPLVVSKAGWLMAMDAKITFDDNAVFRHREYPDMVDYSQLDPLEIQAGKYDLSYIKLSGNIGCLVNGAGLAMATLDVLNEYGGKPANFLDVGGGATREKVAEAFKIILQDNDVNGIFVNIFGGIMRCDVIAQGIIEAAEEVHCTLPIVIRMDGSQVEEGKRLLKESGLNVECGDNLGEAAARIVKMLG, encoded by the coding sequence ATGAACATCCACGAATACCAGGCCAAGGAGATTCTCAGCGCCTACGGCATTCCGGTCCCGAGAGGTCGGGTCGCGATGACTTCCGACCAGGTCGAGCGCGCCGCCAAGGAGATGGGCGGCCATTGCGTGGTCAAGGCGCAGATTTACGCCGGCGGGCGCGGGAAGGCGGGCGGCGTGAAGGTCGTCCACCACCCCGAGCAGGCGCAGGAGGTCGGCAAGGAGCTGTTCGGCAAAAAGATCGTCACGCCGCAGACCGGGCCGGAAGGGCTGCGGGTCCGCCGCATCCTGGTCGAAGAGGCGGTCGAGATCGCCAAGGAGTTCTACCTGTCGATCACGCTCGACCGGGGCAACTCGCAATACATCCTGATCGCCTCCGCCGAGGGCGGCATGGACATCGAGGAGGTGGCGGCGAAGTCTCCCGAGAAGATCGTCACCTTCGCCATCGACCCGTTTACCGGGCTGCGTCCCTACCAGGCCCGCCGCATCGCGCTGGCGCTTGGCCTGACCGGCAGCGTCTGCGAGGATTGCGTCAACCTCATCCTCAACCTTTATCGCGCATTCCATGAGAAGGACTGCTCGCTGGTCGAGATCAACCCGCTCGTCGTCTCGAAGGCGGGCTGGCTGATGGCGATGGACGCCAAGATCACCTTCGACGACAACGCCGTCTTCCGCCATCGGGAATATCCCGACATGGTCGACTACTCGCAACTCGACCCGCTCGAGATCCAGGCGGGGAAATACGACCTCTCCTACATCAAGCTCTCCGGCAACATCGGCTGCCTGGTCAATGGGGCCGGCCTGGCGATGGCCACGCTCGACGTGCTCAACGAATACGGCGGGAAGCCGGCGAATTTTCTCGACGTCGGCGGCGGCGCCACGCGCGAGAAAGTGGCCGAGGCGTTCAAGATCATCTTGCAGGACAACGACGTGAACGGGATTTTCGTCAACATCTTCGGCGGCATCATGCGCTGCGACGTCATCGCACAGGGGATCATCGAGGCGGCCGAAGAGGTCCACTGCACGCTGCCGATCGTGATCCGGATGGACGGCAGCCAGGTCGAAGAGGGGAAGCGGCTCCTGAAGGAGTCGGGGCTCAACGTCGAGTGCGGCGACAACCTCGGCGAGGCGGCGGCGCGGATCGTCAAGATGCTCGGCTAA